A DNA window from Oryzias latipes chromosome 5, ASM223467v1 contains the following coding sequences:
- the LOC101175073 gene encoding natural resistance-associated macrophage protein 2 isoform X1: MTAERDEDFLEDRQENGVETNHYSSIPPSPSPEDQDEAFSTYFEQKVHIPDTGNQIFSFRKLWAFTGPGFLMSIAYLDPGNIESDLQSGAKAGFKLLWVLLGATIIGLLLQRLAARLGVVTGMHLAEVCNRQYPIVPRILLWLMVELAIIGSDMQEVIGCAIAFNLLSVGRIPLWAGVLITITDTFVFLFLDKYGLRKLEAFFGLLITIMAISFGYEYVIVKPDQGELLKGMFLPYCAGCGPVQLEQAVGIVGAVIMPHNIYLHSALVKSRDVDRKNKKDVKEANKYFFIESAVALFVSFLINVFVVAVFAEAFFNKTNMDVNAMCNATGSRHTDLFPMNNDTLEVDIYKGGVVLGCFFGPAALYIWAVGILAAGQSSTMTGTYSGQFVMEGFLNLRWSRFARVLLTRSIAIIPTLLVAIFQDVQHLTGMNDFLNVLQSLQLPFALIPILTFTSLTSIMNDFVNGLVWKISGGILILMVCVINMYFVIVYVTALNSVLLYVLAALISVGYLCFVAYLAWHCLIALGVSCLDCGSRLQRGLRRHTDVYLLNDMDCDMQVDR, from the exons ATGACGGCTGAGCGAGACGAAGACTTTCTGGAAG atcgaCAGGAAAATGGAGTCGAGACAAACCATTACAGCTCCATACCTCCTTCCCCCTCCCCTGAGGACCAGGACGAAGCCTTCTCCACATACTTTGAGCAGAAGGTGCACATTCCAGATACTGGCAACCAG ATATTTAGTTTCCGTAAACTCTGGGCCTTCACTGGACCAGGGTTTTTGATGAGCATCGCTTATTTGGATCCAGGGAACATCGAGTCAGATTTACAGTCTGGAGCCAAAGCTGGCTTTAAG CTCCTATGGGTGCTTCTTGGAGCAACCATTATAGGGTTGTTGCTGCAGAGGTTGGCCGCTCGCCTTGGGGTTGTCACGGGGATGCACCTGGCTGAAGTCTGTAACCGCCAGTACCCAATC GTTCCACGAATCCTCCTTTGGCTGATGGTTGAATTGGCGATTATCGGCTCCGACATGCAGGAGGTCATCGGCTGTGCTATAGCTTTCAACCTTCTCTCTGTGGGCAG GATCCCACTGTGGGCAGGAGTTCTCATCACCATCACAGACACATTTGTCTTCCTCTTCTTAGACAAATATG GCCTGAGAAAACTTGAAGCTTTTTTTGGCCTTTTGATCACCATTATGGCTATAAGTTTTGGTTACGAG TATGTAATTGTGAAACCGGATCAAGGAGAGCTTCTTAAGGGAATGTTTTTGCCCTACTGTGCGGGCTGTGGGCCCGTCCAGCTGGAGCAGGCGGTGGGAATCGTGGGTGCCGTCATCATGCCCCACAACATTTACCTGCACTCTGCGCTTGTCAAG tCTCGGGATGTCGatcgcaaaaacaaaaaggacgtAAAAGAAGCCAACAAATACTTCTTTATTGAGTCTGCAGTCGCTCTCTTCGTCTCCTTCCTCATCAACGTTTTTGTTGTGGCCGTCTTTGCCGAagccttttttaataaaaccaaCATGGACGTG AATGCTATGTGCAACGCAACCGGGAGCCGTCACACAGATCTCTTCCCTATGAACAACGACACGCTGGAGGTGGACATTTACAAAGGG ggggtggtgctgggctgTTTCTTTGGGCCAGCCGCTCTCTACATCTGGGCTGTTGGGATTCTGGCAGCAGGACAAAGCTCCACCATGACAGGAACCTACTCTGGACAGTTTGTGATGGAG GGTTTCCTGAACCTGAGATGGTCTCGTTTCGCTCGGGTGCTGCTGACACGTTCCATCGCCATCATACCAACCCTCCTGGTCGCCATTTTCCAGGATGTCCAGCATTTGACGGGGATGAATGACTTCCTTAATGTGCTTCAAAGCTTGCAG CTTCCTTTTGCTTTGATCCCAATTCTGACCTTCACCAGTTTGACCTCCATAATGAATGACTTTGTTAACGGACT cGTGTGGAAAATTTCCGGTGGCATCCTCATCCTCATGGTTTGCGTGATCAACATGTACTTTGTGATCGTCTATGTGACGGCGCTGAACAGCGTGCTGCTCTACGTTCTTGCTGCTCTAATCTCCGTGGGATACCTGTGCTTTGTAGCGTACCTG gcatGGCACTGTCTCATAGCCTTGGGGGTTTCCTGTCTGGACTGTGGCAGCAGG CTGCAAAGAGGTCTGcggcgtcacacagacgtataCCTGCTGAACGACATGGACTGTGACATGCAGGTGGACAGGTGA
- the LOC101175073 gene encoding natural resistance-associated macrophage protein 2 isoform X2, producing the protein MKEGKSERSGLHRQENGVETNHYSSIPPSPSPEDQDEAFSTYFEQKVHIPDTGNQIFSFRKLWAFTGPGFLMSIAYLDPGNIESDLQSGAKAGFKLLWVLLGATIIGLLLQRLAARLGVVTGMHLAEVCNRQYPIVPRILLWLMVELAIIGSDMQEVIGCAIAFNLLSVGRIPLWAGVLITITDTFVFLFLDKYGLRKLEAFFGLLITIMAISFGYEYVIVKPDQGELLKGMFLPYCAGCGPVQLEQAVGIVGAVIMPHNIYLHSALVKSRDVDRKNKKDVKEANKYFFIESAVALFVSFLINVFVVAVFAEAFFNKTNMDVNAMCNATGSRHTDLFPMNNDTLEVDIYKGGVVLGCFFGPAALYIWAVGILAAGQSSTMTGTYSGQFVMEGFLNLRWSRFARVLLTRSIAIIPTLLVAIFQDVQHLTGMNDFLNVLQSLQLPFALIPILTFTSLTSIMNDFVNGLVWKISGGILILMVCVINMYFVIVYVTALNSVLLYVLAALISVGYLCFVAYLAWHCLIALGVSCLDCGSRLQRGLRRHTDVYLLNDMDCDMQVDR; encoded by the exons ATGAAGGAAGGAAAGAGTGAGAGGAGCGGACTCC atcgaCAGGAAAATGGAGTCGAGACAAACCATTACAGCTCCATACCTCCTTCCCCCTCCCCTGAGGACCAGGACGAAGCCTTCTCCACATACTTTGAGCAGAAGGTGCACATTCCAGATACTGGCAACCAG ATATTTAGTTTCCGTAAACTCTGGGCCTTCACTGGACCAGGGTTTTTGATGAGCATCGCTTATTTGGATCCAGGGAACATCGAGTCAGATTTACAGTCTGGAGCCAAAGCTGGCTTTAAG CTCCTATGGGTGCTTCTTGGAGCAACCATTATAGGGTTGTTGCTGCAGAGGTTGGCCGCTCGCCTTGGGGTTGTCACGGGGATGCACCTGGCTGAAGTCTGTAACCGCCAGTACCCAATC GTTCCACGAATCCTCCTTTGGCTGATGGTTGAATTGGCGATTATCGGCTCCGACATGCAGGAGGTCATCGGCTGTGCTATAGCTTTCAACCTTCTCTCTGTGGGCAG GATCCCACTGTGGGCAGGAGTTCTCATCACCATCACAGACACATTTGTCTTCCTCTTCTTAGACAAATATG GCCTGAGAAAACTTGAAGCTTTTTTTGGCCTTTTGATCACCATTATGGCTATAAGTTTTGGTTACGAG TATGTAATTGTGAAACCGGATCAAGGAGAGCTTCTTAAGGGAATGTTTTTGCCCTACTGTGCGGGCTGTGGGCCCGTCCAGCTGGAGCAGGCGGTGGGAATCGTGGGTGCCGTCATCATGCCCCACAACATTTACCTGCACTCTGCGCTTGTCAAG tCTCGGGATGTCGatcgcaaaaacaaaaaggacgtAAAAGAAGCCAACAAATACTTCTTTATTGAGTCTGCAGTCGCTCTCTTCGTCTCCTTCCTCATCAACGTTTTTGTTGTGGCCGTCTTTGCCGAagccttttttaataaaaccaaCATGGACGTG AATGCTATGTGCAACGCAACCGGGAGCCGTCACACAGATCTCTTCCCTATGAACAACGACACGCTGGAGGTGGACATTTACAAAGGG ggggtggtgctgggctgTTTCTTTGGGCCAGCCGCTCTCTACATCTGGGCTGTTGGGATTCTGGCAGCAGGACAAAGCTCCACCATGACAGGAACCTACTCTGGACAGTTTGTGATGGAG GGTTTCCTGAACCTGAGATGGTCTCGTTTCGCTCGGGTGCTGCTGACACGTTCCATCGCCATCATACCAACCCTCCTGGTCGCCATTTTCCAGGATGTCCAGCATTTGACGGGGATGAATGACTTCCTTAATGTGCTTCAAAGCTTGCAG CTTCCTTTTGCTTTGATCCCAATTCTGACCTTCACCAGTTTGACCTCCATAATGAATGACTTTGTTAACGGACT cGTGTGGAAAATTTCCGGTGGCATCCTCATCCTCATGGTTTGCGTGATCAACATGTACTTTGTGATCGTCTATGTGACGGCGCTGAACAGCGTGCTGCTCTACGTTCTTGCTGCTCTAATCTCCGTGGGATACCTGTGCTTTGTAGCGTACCTG gcatGGCACTGTCTCATAGCCTTGGGGGTTTCCTGTCTGGACTGTGGCAGCAGG CTGCAAAGAGGTCTGcggcgtcacacagacgtataCCTGCTGAACGACATGGACTGTGACATGCAGGTGGACAGGTGA